One segment of Argiope bruennichi chromosome 11, qqArgBrue1.1, whole genome shotgun sequence DNA contains the following:
- the LOC129957114 gene encoding tubulin-specific chaperone C-like — protein sequence MCNSIPAAMKDQKSFEVIVQDCTPERKEVVDKLVQRSEARIAEMERKKYEKDTRASVYEQTDYFNVTFNYQKQQIESKLLNAPNIDKSHLTSYFDEIVRDFQELQKFLSDSTLFLPTYDIKKGQESLKVLQDEIQAAQNDLIPKKKFAFKNKKKIPNGVKAPSCPEKIQPNNIIEPMSMVKLCKCGFKDISNENLVKFREEIEKQDVGLHHLKNCTVHLYGAPSTIFISGLTDCYIFAGPVSTSVFIENCKDCTFVFACQQLRVHSCVDCYFYLHVTSRTIIEDCKELYFAPYNWTYDGQDEDFIVSGIDKTKNNWDSIDDFNWLVIGTPSPNWYFLDAEKYQTWS from the coding sequence ATGTGCAATAGTATACCAGCAGCTATGAAGGATCAAAAAAGCTTTGAAGTTATTGTGCAGGACTGTACTCCTGAAAGGAAAGAGGTCGTTGACAAATTGGTTCAACGATCCGAAGCAAGGATCGCCGAGATGgagaggaaaaaatatgaaaaggacACTAGAGCATCCGTTTATGAGCAAACTGACTACTTCAATGTCACGTTTAATTATCAGAAGCAACAGATTGAATCCAAGTTATTGAATGCTCCTAATATAGATAAAAGTCATCTTACttcttattttgatgaaatagtgAGAGATTTTCAAGAATTACAAAAGTTTTTGTCTGATTCTACATTATTTTTGCCTACTTATGATATTAAGAAAGGTCAAGAAAGTCTTAAGGTGTTACAGGATGAAATTCAAGCAGCTCAGAATGatttaattcctaaaaaaaaatttgcttttaagaataaaaagaagattCCAAATGGTGTTAAGGCTCCATCTTGTCCAGAAAAGATACAACCTAATAACATCATTGAACCTATGTCAATGGTTAAGCTTTGCAAATGTGGTTTCAAAGATATATCTAATGAGAATTTAGTCAAATTCAGAGAAGAGATTGAAAAGCAAGATGTTGGTCTCCATCATTTGAAAAACTGTACTGTCCATCTATATGGTGCTCCAAGCACTATATTTATTAGTGGTTTAACCGATTGTTATATATTTGCTGGTCCTGTATCAACATCTGTTTTCATAGAGAATTGTAAAGACTGTACTTTTGTTTTTGCTTGTCAACAACTTAGGGTGCATTCTTGTGTAGACTGTTACTTTTATTTACATGTAACAAGTAGAACTATTATTGAAGACTGCAAGGAATTATATTTTGCTCCTTATAATTGGACATATGATGGTCAAGATGAGGATTTTATTGTATCTGGAattgataaaactaaaaataactgGGATTCTATTGATGACTTTAACTGGCTAGTTATTGGTACACCATCTCCTAATTGGTATTTTCTAGATgctgaaaaatatcaaacatgGAGTTGA